Part of the Phycodurus eques isolate BA_2022a chromosome 3, UOR_Pequ_1.1, whole genome shotgun sequence genome, TGTGTTGAattacttcttgggtactgatcaTTGCAAAAGGGTtgccagtttgatacacacttctgaaataacaaatttgctcaaatgacatttaattgttattattaatgatTAATGATAGTCATCTAAAGACACTGATGATGTCAATGATTTCTCACTATAATTACCAACAATGacttaacaaggtaggaaactggtaaatatcaatatgcaacactttatttctataaatctctgcaattgtttacattttcaaatcatcACTTCTACAAAATTCTGAGGAAATTGGAATGTGCCATCACTAGTTGGTTCTGTACTCATGTGGTCTTTGGGGCCACCTGATGCCcatgggcaccatgttggtgaagaAAGAAACCAACAAAGGTGGATGGAAACAACCATGTAGAGGTAACAACAGAACTAGATTTGGGAGGCtgtcattaaaaataacatcGTTTTATAGACCACACTATTCAAATGCCAAAACACAGATATGCAACGACTCATCCTAACATTCAAGAGGtggttaagaaaaaataaatctcagTGGGGCACAGCAGAAACAGCTGCAGGGTGGGTGAAGGGATGCATCGTGTAATAAGAGGTTTGGGTGAATACAATACACATAATCGTGGCGGAGGAGTGTTTACATGTGGCTAAAGGCCGCGAGACGCAGGAGCACGGCACTGAGCAGCAGGACGACACGGCTGCGGGACAGCGCTGGCGTGCCGTTGTGGTGCGGGTCTCCTTGACTGTGGCTCCTGTACGGACCGTTACAGTTGTCGCCGTAGCAACACTCCATCTTGGCCGCAGAGTTGCTCCCGTGAGCTTTGTCGCAGAAAGCCTTGTAGGTGCACGACTTGAGCACGGTATCTGAAAGACAAGTCGCTCGGTTCAAGTTCCACCTTAAAGAGTGACACTGTTTGCGACATTTGGGGAAATTTGAGCTTGAACGCGAACTAGGCCCGCTCTGACCAATCCAAACAGGAAAGGGAACAAAAGCTGATGTTGTTGTGGTTGCGGCCTGTgaggcaaatttgaaatctaATTGGATCAAGAAACTGTCGCAATGCCGTAATAGATGAAGTTGCATTGGCCAATGCTATTGGTTCTGAAGGCCCTGATTAGATTGCCATGGCAGTACATAGAGGCTAAAATCTAAAACATCCAACATCCATGTACACATACTGGAAGCAAAACCGCCAAATTAGACAGCAGGCTAGCTAGAAAGGGCGCAGCTTGGTCCAAGACAACGAGGATTTACGACCCGGGCTGTCTTTTATGTCAAGGTAcagcgagggatcctggttaaagtaagccattttaagctaaaaagaaaaacctttccACATTCAGACGCACCAGCTAAAACACATCTGCCAAAACGTGCCAGTGTACTCTCTTACTGGTTCAAtagatatttttcaaataatcaaattggatttttcatttgttggacgaTGCTTTTCGGAAGGAGTATTTAGAAAAGCAGGGAAGGCCTTGCCAGCCCTTGACAGCCCACCACTGAGTTTCCAGTGGTCTGCTGACCTCTCGAAAGTAACGCCTTTGTCTTTAACGTGCACATGTGCGTGATTGTGTATTTACTGACTGGGTCCAGTGATGGTGGCGCAGGCATCGGCgtactgcgggcaggaggcggagccCTGCTTGTTGCAGTCATCCTCGCTGGATGCCGCGCACGTGTGGCATCTGAGGGCGTCGCCTTTGCAGAGAGAACAGGGGAGAACACCTGATTCGAAAGGAAGCATGCACACTcaccggccacttcattaggcacatttGCATAATCCAACAACATCCAGTAGACTAcaatgaaggttttttttttttttttttcaaaaaactacaaccacaatactAAACATTGAGAATTATCACATTTGTAAAGGAAGAAATGACTTGATATACCTCTTCTTAGACATCATCAGATAGTGCATGTGTACCTATTGAAGTGGCCGGTGTATGTTTGCAGCCTAActgcacacacgaacacacacacacacacacacacacacacatggaaatATTTGGAAATGAATAGGAGTATAAAGAGAACTTCAACTTTTGAGACATCTTGTAGCGTAAGAGAGCAAACTAATATATCAATAGTGACACCCAAAATAAGATTTATATTCGAGTCAGACTTTGGGGGGGATACAAGTTCGCATGGATGTCTGCTGATGACTATACACGCACAAGTACAGTAcatcacaaaagtgagtacacccctcacataaaaaaaaaaattaaacatcttttcatgggacatagctgaagaaatgacactttgctgcAATATTAAGTAGTCAGTGTCCATCTTGTATAACAatgtaaatttactgtcccTGTACTGTTTCACTGTTTCGCTACATAAAGATGACTTTGGCTATAAGAAGATTGCCAACACCCAGAAACTGAGCTTCAGTGGCCAAGACCATACGGTGGTTTAATTCCACTCAGAATAAGCCTCGCCTCGCCATGGCTGACCAAAGAAGTTGGGTCCGTGCGCTTACTGCTCAGCGGTTTTCTTTGGAAGATAAGATGATTGAAGGGGTTAGAGGTCCGCCTGTCAGGGCTCAGACCATACACTGAGGAAAATGCATCCAGTCAGTCTGCGTGGCTGTCGTCACAGAAGGAAAACTCTTCTAGAGATGACGCACAAACTGTTTGCTGAATACAAGTAGACTAAAGCTGTAGAATACTGGAAGTATGTCCTgcggtctgatgagaccaagatgaactGTAATTCAGATTGTGTCAAACGTAGGTGGCAGCAACCACGGTGAGGAGTACAAAGACAAGTGTGTATTGTGTATTATGGTCTGGGTCTGGGTCTTGCCTCGGTGCTGAGGGCACCCTGAATGCCAACAAGTGCTGTGACATATCGATATGAGATAACGACACCGAAAACACACCTTCAAGACAACTACCGCCTTTCTGAAGAAGCCGTAGGTAAAGGTGACAAACCGGCCGAGCGTGTTTCCAGACCTAAACCCTACTGAGCATCTGTGGGGCATCCTCAAACAGAAATACccattattttgtaatatctatttttttcagtattgtcccatgaaaagatacAATCGTTAGAAAAAAACCTTTGTCCTCATAAATATGATACACTGTACTTGAAAATGTAAAGTTTCTATTGCCAGAAATGTTCGGCCCGTGaacatccctgctaaagcgcATCAGCGAGTTGAACCCTCACTTATGTTTCCCACCGACACGTGTGTGAACAAAACTTACTGTGGCCAGCCAGAGCGAGGACCAGCAGCAGGACGAGAGGAGCCTTCATGGCAGCAGACGGCATGTCCACAGAACGAGCGGATGAGACGAGGCAGTGACGGAGAGGCGGGGACATCCAAGTTGGACGAGTTAGACCTTGGAATGCGACTCGTGGCATTAAAGTCTAATCTCCCTAATCTCCATTTATGCTGCACAGCCAGAAGCCTACACTAATTGACTTAACAAAACAAGCTTTCATTaacagttttctttttatgGGTTTAGTGACAGTTTTTAAGGATGGATAATGTTCCAAAGCACTCAAGCTTCCGTCAGACGGGACGTGTGTAAGGGAGGTTGTGGGTTGAGGTAACACAATCCTCTATCACTGGTGTGGAGGTCAAAGTTGTGACGTATTGAACATACTGACAACACGCAGTGGGAATCCAAACAGCTGCGAGTATGACGCTTTGTGTTTCAGTTCGCAAAGACCGAAAGAAACGTTTTGAAGCACCTTTCCAGCTAGTGAATTCAATTATTATGGATGCAAAAAAAGTTCATCTCCTCGCAAGGCTGTTTATTGTATGGTCTAATGTTTACAGCACCAATATTGTATGCCTGCTATTTAATGACGAGTTGTCTCATGTTGGACAGTAGTcgccattttattttgttcagaaTTGTATACCTCATGTGTGTGTCAAGTTCCCCGCTTTCGCTGTACCCACAACAAATTGGACTTTTGATCAATAGATAAAAATGTGATTCTGATGGCTTTTTACAATTCTTGCATGAAGGAACTGCACATGAACACTGATTTCAAATTGTGTCTTCAAAAGAGCTTCCCATCATAGAAATTGTGTatctttttgttaatttttccaCGCACAAGGTCTTTTTAAGTCTTCAATGCGCAAACATAAGACTCAGACATTGTGGCAGTGTGTCATATATTTGAGGTTTGTGCTATGAATGAATTTACAAGGCTAACTTAAAAGTCTGGTTAgtctttttatttgaacaaatataCTCTCATTTCATGTTAGGCGCTCTTTGTAGATCTTCTGCATTCACATTCATTAaaaaggctttaaaaaa contains:
- the si:ch211-113d22.2 gene encoding uncharacterized protein si:ch211-113d22.2, translating into MPRVAFQGLTRPTWMSPPLRHCLVSSARSVDMPSAAMKAPLVLLLVLALAGHSDALRCHTCAASSEDDCNKQGSASCPQYADACATITGPNTVLKSCTYKAFCDKAHGSNSAAKMECCYGDNCNGPYRSHSQGDPHHNGTPALSRSRVVLLLSAVLLRLAAFSHM